From Candidatus Defluviilinea gracilis, a single genomic window includes:
- a CDS encoding STAS domain-containing protein: MEVKAFTENGRVPVTVMHVDGNIDSLTSEAFQAAANDSIAKGARHILVDLSHAKFVSSAGLRALHDVFNQLRDLDPDTSMNDDDVRQGISAGTYKSPHLKLLNLSPEARVGFETAGFDMFIQTFTDMKTAVASF, from the coding sequence ATGGAAGTTAAAGCCTTTACTGAAAACGGCAGAGTGCCAGTCACGGTCATGCATGTGGATGGAAATATCGATTCGCTGACATCAGAAGCGTTTCAAGCGGCGGCTAACGATTCCATCGCGAAAGGCGCGCGCCACATTCTGGTCGATCTCTCCCATGCGAAATTTGTCAGCAGCGCCGGTCTGCGCGCGCTCCATGATGTGTTCAACCAACTCCGCGACCTCGACCCGGACACTTCCATGAACGACGATGATGTGCGACAGGGAATCAGCGCGGGGACGTACAAATCTCCGCACCTCAAACTTCTCAACCTGTCGCCGGAAGCGCGTGTGGGATTCGAAACGGCGGGATTCGACATGTTCATCCAAACTTTCACAGACATGAAAACCGCCGTCGCTTCTTTCTGA
- a CDS encoding DMT family transporter, translating to MSQNKSALAYAALGVGVLALSFSGMFVRWANAPGPVTAFYRLFFSIFLLLPLFLPRARANPSVRSRLIMFPLLAGIFTAFDLALWTSSLSYTTVSNATLLGNTAPLWVALAGWLIYKKRFPGKFWLGLGLAMFGAALIISADFILHPRFGVGDVMAIFTGFFYGCYFLFTEKSRETFDSFTHIWFVGAGASLALFVVNLALGYSLTGYSAQSWLVFLATAIVSQLIGYMSLAYALGHLPASIVAPTMILQPVVTTLLAIPFLGEIPTIWQGLGGGLALAGIYIVNRTRQTSQPETPNA from the coding sequence ATGAGTCAAAATAAATCCGCGCTTGCTTATGCCGCGCTGGGCGTTGGCGTTCTGGCATTAAGTTTCTCCGGTATGTTTGTGCGCTGGGCAAACGCCCCGGGTCCCGTCACCGCTTTTTATCGGCTGTTCTTTTCGATATTTTTGTTATTGCCGCTTTTTTTGCCGCGCGCCCGCGCCAATCCATCCGTCCGTTCGCGCCTGATCATGTTTCCGCTTCTGGCTGGGATCTTCACCGCTTTCGACCTCGCCTTGTGGACCTCTTCCCTTTCATACACCACAGTTTCGAACGCCACCTTGCTCGGCAACACTGCGCCGCTTTGGGTTGCCCTGGCTGGATGGTTGATCTACAAAAAACGCTTCCCGGGAAAATTTTGGCTGGGTTTGGGGTTGGCGATGTTTGGCGCCGCCCTCATCATCAGCGCCGATTTTATCCTGCATCCGCGCTTCGGCGTTGGAGATGTGATGGCGATCTTTACCGGCTTCTTTTACGGGTGTTACTTCCTCTTCACGGAGAAGAGCCGCGAAACATTTGACTCGTTCACCCATATCTGGTTTGTTGGAGCAGGCGCCAGCCTCGCGTTATTCGTCGTCAACCTTGCGCTCGGTTATTCGCTTACCGGCTACAGCGCGCAGAGTTGGCTTGTCTTTCTCGCGACCGCGATCGTCTCACAACTGATCGGTTATATGTCGCTCGCGTACGCGCTTGGTCACTTGCCGGCGTCCATCGTTGCCCCGACAATGATCCTGCAACCAGTGGTCACCACACTCTTGGCGATTCCTTTCCTCGGCGAAATCCCCACGATCTGGCAGGGGCTGGGCGGCGGGCTCGCGTTGGCAGGAATTTATATCGTCAACCGTACGCGCCAAACCTCCCAACCTGAAACTCCAAACGCCTGA
- a CDS encoding HAD family hydrolase: MPNILRAVIFDLGGTLMFEREATRPISAQGDEALTLYLREQGLELNLSTFPLEFRKRLDSYFSQREKDLFETTYSFVLRDILGSKGYDDVSDDLIRNALDRLFAVTQTNWVLESDTLSTLKKIEADGYRMGLISNAGDDKDVQQMVQKFRISRYFDFVLTSAACSYRKPHPRIFEMALSNWYFLPSEAVMVGDNLTADVKGAKAAGLFGVWLTRRANSRPAQQADVTPDATISTLAELPSILDRLQVQ, translated from the coding sequence ATGCCCAACATTCTTCGCGCAGTGATTTTTGACCTTGGCGGAACGCTCATGTTCGAGCGGGAAGCCACGCGCCCCATCAGCGCCCAGGGAGACGAAGCCCTGACCTTATACCTGCGCGAACAGGGTCTTGAATTGAATCTATCCACCTTCCCGTTGGAATTTCGGAAAAGACTGGACTCGTATTTCAGCCAGCGCGAAAAAGACCTGTTCGAGACAACCTACTCATTCGTCCTGCGCGACATTCTCGGCTCCAAAGGCTATGACGATGTTTCGGACGATCTCATCCGCAACGCGCTGGACCGTTTGTTCGCGGTCACGCAGACAAACTGGGTATTGGAGAGCGACACCCTTTCCACTCTGAAAAAGATCGAAGCAGACGGTTACCGCATGGGGCTGATCTCGAACGCCGGCGACGACAAGGATGTGCAACAGATGGTTCAAAAGTTCCGAATTTCGCGCTACTTCGATTTTGTATTGACCTCCGCGGCCTGCAGTTATCGCAAGCCGCATCCGCGCATCTTCGAGATGGCGCTTTCCAACTGGTACTTCCTGCCCTCGGAAGCTGTGATGGTGGGAGATAACCTAACCGCCGATGTGAAAGGGGCAAAAGCCGCGGGCTTGTTCGGGGTGTGGCTGACGAGGCGGGCAAACTCGCGCCCGGCGCAACAGGCTGACGTCACGCCTGACGCGACGATCTCCACTCTGGCAGAACTGCCTTCCATTCTCGATCGACTGCAAGTCCAATAA
- a CDS encoding fused MFS/spermidine synthase: protein MMNSTRSEDNSRLLIIAVLFLLSGAAGLIYQIVWHRLLEIYFGVTTTAITLIVAAYMAGLGIGSLLGGRIARRLKRVVLVYGIVEMGIAVFGYCSPDLIHWIGQRTAGSPYPLVFLFSFALLLIPTALMGMTLPLLTQSFVNRVEISGHVIGLLYGINTLGAGLGALVAGYFLIGWLGFDGATQVAVALNVLVGIGAVALFKNNKPVDRAQKVENNPESAASISYSAILIAAFLSGFINLGFEMLWFRVLGVINKGTAYGFPSVLFVFLVGLAIGGFLWGRKADQSKDRVALFWKLQLGSGIVILLSWLAVWAALHYPALQDQIRESFNNPQQPVLSFVKTENGLVFSRRLMLSSLFEYFSPILILVLPASLMMGGGLPLLDRIAITSASVSGKRVGDVHLANIFGSVMGSLAISFVFFSTLGAELTFKVLCLLSLIFTSLVWGRRQNLGRQIYWLPAFLIILVLIAPRQGTFYEKLYSIATNTPVLVRETGESVLAIGYRETPSSPSTLWIGGIQNSYFPTYGDYERSAFTCAGASRPRKILIIGLGGANTAYFLTRMPGVEEITIVELMEDLGSLLNTYAPVAQSTFADSRVQYIADDGRRYLYANPAEQYDLIFIDPLYSYTAGHNNLYSREAMELYRSHLAVGGIFCGWMNERHLIPMTAATVFPHLEQFRDWVVAGNHEIEFDRAYMAKGYSAYTELNNGIFADAARESLKPEAIFSQYIGDRHCILEKDKDTPILTDTRPWLEYYYFSPPSRRPIRCE from the coding sequence ATGATGAATTCAACCAGGTCGGAAGATAATTCGCGATTGTTGATCATCGCGGTGTTGTTTTTATTGTCTGGCGCCGCCGGTTTGATCTACCAGATCGTCTGGCACCGCTTGCTCGAAATCTATTTCGGGGTCACCACGACCGCGATCACACTGATCGTTGCCGCGTATATGGCGGGGCTTGGCATAGGGTCGCTCCTGGGTGGACGAATTGCCCGCCGGCTTAAACGCGTCGTCCTGGTCTATGGCATTGTTGAGATGGGAATAGCCGTCTTCGGATATTGTAGCCCCGATCTCATCCACTGGATCGGTCAACGCACGGCGGGAAGCCCGTATCCGTTGGTGTTTCTATTCAGTTTCGCGCTTCTGCTCATCCCTACGGCGTTGATGGGCATGACACTGCCCTTGCTCACCCAATCGTTCGTGAATCGCGTAGAAATCTCCGGTCACGTGATCGGCTTACTCTACGGGATCAACACGCTCGGAGCCGGGCTTGGAGCATTGGTCGCCGGGTATTTCCTGATCGGATGGCTGGGCTTCGATGGCGCAACCCAAGTGGCGGTGGCGCTCAATGTTCTCGTCGGTATCGGAGCAGTAGCTCTTTTTAAGAACAATAAGCCTGTTGATCGCGCGCAAAAGGTTGAAAACAATCCCGAATCAGCGGCATCCATTTCATACAGCGCGATATTAATTGCCGCCTTCTTGTCCGGTTTCATCAATCTGGGGTTTGAGATGCTGTGGTTTCGCGTTCTCGGGGTGATCAACAAAGGAACAGCCTACGGGTTCCCAAGCGTATTATTCGTCTTCCTGGTGGGTTTGGCAATCGGGGGCTTTCTCTGGGGGCGCAAAGCGGACCAGAGCAAAGACCGGGTTGCGCTGTTCTGGAAACTACAACTGGGCAGCGGAATCGTCATACTGCTTTCCTGGTTGGCTGTTTGGGCGGCATTGCACTACCCTGCGCTCCAAGACCAAATCAGGGAATCGTTTAACAATCCCCAACAGCCTGTCCTTTCCTTTGTGAAAACAGAAAATGGATTGGTATTCTCGCGGCGGTTGATGCTCTCAAGCCTTTTCGAGTACTTTTCCCCGATTCTGATTCTTGTCCTCCCTGCCAGCCTGATGATGGGCGGCGGCTTACCTCTGCTGGATCGAATCGCCATCACCAGCGCTAGCGTTTCTGGAAAACGCGTGGGAGATGTTCATCTAGCCAACATCTTTGGCTCTGTGATGGGGTCGCTGGCAATCAGTTTTGTGTTCTTTTCCACCCTGGGCGCCGAGTTGACCTTCAAAGTGCTGTGTCTGCTCAGCCTTATTTTCACCAGCCTTGTTTGGGGCAGGAGGCAGAACCTTGGGAGACAAATATATTGGCTCCCCGCATTTCTGATCATCCTCGTGCTTATCGCGCCCCGGCAAGGAACTTTCTATGAAAAGTTATATTCCATTGCGACCAATACGCCTGTCCTTGTGCGCGAAACCGGCGAAAGCGTGCTAGCCATAGGATATAGAGAAACGCCGTCTTCGCCGTCCACGCTGTGGATCGGTGGTATTCAAAACAGTTATTTCCCAACCTATGGCGATTACGAGCGCTCAGCATTCACCTGCGCCGGCGCGAGCCGCCCGCGGAAAATTCTGATCATCGGGCTGGGCGGCGCGAACACCGCCTACTTCCTGACACGCATGCCCGGCGTGGAAGAGATCACTATCGTCGAATTGATGGAAGATCTCGGCAGTCTGCTGAATACGTACGCGCCGGTTGCGCAAAGCACGTTTGCTGACTCCCGCGTTCAATACATTGCGGATGACGGCCGGCGCTATTTGTATGCCAACCCCGCCGAACAATACGATCTGATTTTCATTGACCCGCTCTACAGTTATACCGCTGGACACAACAACCTCTATTCGCGCGAAGCGATGGAGTTGTATCGTTCTCACCTCGCAGTTGGTGGTATATTCTGCGGTTGGATGAACGAACGACACCTGATTCCCATGACTGCCGCAACCGTATTCCCCCATCTCGAGCAGTTCCGAGATTGGGTTGTCGCTGGGAACCACGAAATTGAATTTGACCGGGCTTACATGGCAAAAGGATACTCCGCGTATACCGAATTAAACAATGGGATTTTCGCGGACGCCGCGCGCGAGTCTCTCAAACCTGAAGCGATCTTTTCGCAATACATCGGCGATCGCCATTGCATCCTCGAAAAAGATAAAGATACGCCTATTCTGACGGACACCCGCCCATGGCTCGAGTATTATTACTTTTCGCCTCCTTCACGACGTCCCATCCGTTGTGAGTAG